A genomic region of Salvelinus alpinus chromosome 12, SLU_Salpinus.1, whole genome shotgun sequence contains the following coding sequences:
- the bap1 gene encoding ubiquitin carboxyl-terminal hydrolase BAP1 isoform X1 — translation MNKGWLELESDPGLFTLLVEDFGVKGVQVEEIYDLQSKCPSPVYGFIFLFKWIEERRSRRKVSTLVDETSVIDDDIVNDMFFAHQLIPNSCATHALLSVLLNCSGVELGTTLSRMKTFTKGFGPESKGYAIGNAPELAKAHNSHARPEPRHLPEKQNGISAVRTMEAFHFVSYVPIKDRLFELDGLKAYPIDHGPWGEEEEWTDKARRVIMERIGLATAGEPYHDIRFNLMAVVPDRRVKYESKLEILKRNRQMVLEGLQQLIRVTQPELVQDRKQPDSSPSDDTPPTIKKEEADPQPVTSQGAEQTPPTDTAAQSQLVPSPSGKGKAMGKPAAPLGGAGTSQPVTSPIVPRLPAFLDNHNYAKSPMQEVEDLATGVGRPRVPGAPQPPYSDDDDYEDEEEEEIGTPTRFRRKGVLRSRTGRVGGGSGVETKLALGVLAEKLKKEVQRKDSLATPLSVHTEGRTGGIVITAASQPSPTPSNESTDTASEIGSAFNSPLRSPARSQAATRPSSPVASHLSRVLFGEDEGLLRLDARQNRAVRELGPSVSTALLHLQEDGVIYTVPPSADTALEEKKAGAPEPVKEQGSNPAVEGDGVKEEGKEGPSVEVKEEEIRDATEVKPSMEKVISTETVGSNKPSGEKYSPKELLALLKCVEADIANYEVFLKEEVEKRKKYKIDDQRRTHNYDEFICTFISMLAQEGMLASLVEQNISVRRRQGVSIGRLHKQRKPDRRKRSRPYKAKRQ, via the exons ATGAACAAAGGGTGGCTGGAGCTCGAGAGTGACCCTG GGCTGTTCACGCTCTTGGTGGAGGATTTTG GTGTGAAGGGGGTCCAGGTAGAGGAGATATACGACCTACAAAGCAAGTGTCCAAG cccTGTGTATGGCTTCATCTTCCTGTTCAAGTGGATCGAGGAGCGAAGGTCTAGGAGGAAAGTCTCCACCTTGGTGGATGAGACCTCTGTCATTGATGATGACATTGTTAATGACATGTTCTTTGCCCACCAG CTGATCCCAAACTCCTGCGCCACCCATGCACTTCTGAGCGTGCTCCTGAACTGTAGTGGAGTTGAGTTGGGCACTACCCTCAGTCGCATGAAGACCTTCACTAAAGGCTTCGGCCCAGAG AGTAAAGGCTACGCCATTGGAAATGCCCCAGAGTTGGCTAAAGCACACAACAGCCATGCCAG ACCGGAGCCCAGGCACCTGCCGGAGAAGCAGAACGGGATTAGCGCCGTGCGGACCATGGAAGCATTCCACTTTGTCAGCTACGTGCCCATCAAAGACCGCTTGTTTGAGCTAGACGGCCTCAAGGCGTACCCCATTGACCACG ggccatggggagaggaggaggagtggacggATAAGGCACGGCGGGTCATTATGGAGAGGATTGGCTTGGCCACGGCTGG AGAGCCCTACCATGATATCCGCTTCAACCTGATGGCAGTGGTTCCGGACCGCAGGGTGAAGTATGAGTCAAAACTGGAGATCCTGAAGAGGAACAGGCAGATGGTACTGGAGGGGCTACAGCAG CTGATCCGGGTCACCCAGCCAGAGCTTGTACAGGACAGGAAGCAGCCAGACTCCTCCCCCTCAGACGACACACCCCCTACTATCAAAAAAGAAGAGGCAGACCCTCAACCTGTTACATCACAGGGGGCTGAGCAGACTCCTCCCACAG ACACAGCAGCCCAGTCCCAATTGGTCCCGAGCCCCTCAGGCAAGGGGAAAGCCATGGGGAAACCAGCTGCCCCATTGGGGGGAGCGGGGACCTCCCAGCCTGTCACCAGCCCCATCGTCCCTCGCCTACCAGCCTTCTTGGACAACCACAACTACGCCAAGTCCCCCATGCAG GAGGTTGAGGACCTTGCGACAGGGGTGGGTCGTCCCCGGGTGCCCGGTGCGCCCCAGCCCCCCTACTCTGATGACGATGACtatgaggatgaagaggaggaagagattgGCACACCAACCAG GTTCAGGCGTAAAGGGGTGCTGCGTTCCCGTACAGGCCGTGTCGGGGGAGGCAGCGGCGTAGAGACCAAGCTGGCACTCGGCGTCCTGGCCGAGAAACTCAAGAAGGAAGTCCAGAGGAAAGACTCTCTGGCCACGCCCCTCTCCGTCCATACCGAGGGCCGCACTGGGGGCATCGTGATCACGGCTGCCTCCCAGCCCTCGCCCACACCCAGCAACGAGAGCACCGACACCGCCTCGGAGATCGGCAGCGCCTTCAACTCACCACTGCGCTCCCCGGCCCGCTCCCAGGCGGCCACGCGGCCCTCCAGCCCTGTGGCATCTCACCTGTCCCGGGTGTTGTTTGGGGAGGATGAGGGTCTGCTGAGGCTGGATGCCAGACAGAACCGGGCTGTCAGAGAGCTGGGGCCCTCCGTCAGCACCGCCCTGCTGCACCTACAGGAGGACGGGGTTATATACACTGTACCGCCATCCG CTGATACAGCTCTTGAAGAGAAGAAGGCAGGCGCTCCAGAGCCGGTAAAAGAGCAAGGTAGCAATCCAGCAGTAGAGGGGGACggagtgaaggaggaggggaaggagggaccATCGGTGGAGGTGAAAGAGGAAGAGATCAGAGATGCAACAGAGGTCAAACCCAGCATGGAAAAGGTCATCTCCACGGAAACCGTTGGAAGCAACAAGCCATCTGGTGAAAAATACTCTCCTAAA GAGCTGCTTGCTCTGCTCAAGTGTGTGGAGGCTGACATCGCCAACTATGAAGTGTTTCtaaaggaggaggtggagaagaggaAAAAATACAAG ATTGATGACCAGAGGAGGACCCATAATTATGACGAGTTCATCTGCACCTTCATATCCATGCTGGCACAAGAAG GCATGTTGGCCAGTCTGGTTGAGCAGAATATCTCTGTGCGTCGTCGCCAGGGAGTGAGCATCGGCCGTTTACACAAACAGAGGAAACCAGACCGCAGGAAACGCTCGCGACCCTACAAGGCCAAGCGCCAGTGA
- the bap1 gene encoding ubiquitin carboxyl-terminal hydrolase BAP1 isoform X2 encodes MNKGWLELESDPGLFTLLVEDFGVKGVQVEEIYDLQSKCPSPVYGFIFLFKWIEERRSRRKVSTLVDETSVIDDDIVNDMFFAHQLIPNSCATHALLSVLLNCSGVELGTTLSRMKTFTKGFGPESKGYAIGNAPELAKAHNSHARPEPRHLPEKQNGISAVRTMEAFHFVSYVPIKDRLFELDGLKAYPIDHGPWGEEEEWTDKARRVIMERIGLATAGEPYHDIRFNLMAVVPDRRVKYESKLEILKRNRQMVLEGLQQLIRVTQPELVQDRKQPDSSPSDDTPPTIKKEEADPQPVTSQGAEQTPPTDTAAQSQLVPSPSGKGKAMGKPAAPLGGAGTSQPVTSPIVPRLPAFLDNHNYAKSPMQEVEDLATGVGRPRVPGAPQPPYSDDDDYEDEEEEEIGTPTRFRRKGVLRSRTGRVGGGSGVETKLALGVLAEKLKKEVQRKDSLATPLSVHTEGRTGGIVITAASQPSPTPSNESTDTASEIGSAFNSPLRSPARSQAATRPSSPVASHLSRVLFGEDEGLLRLDARQNRAVRELGPSVSTALLHLQEDGVIYTVPPSADTALEEKKAGAPEPVKEQGSNPAVEGDGVKEEGKEGPSVEVKEEEIRDATEVKPSMEKVISTETVGSNKPSGEKYSPKELLALLKCVEADIANYEVFLKEEVEKRKKYKIDDQRRTHNYDEFICTFISMLAQEAFCLQACWPVWLSRISLCVVARE; translated from the exons ATGAACAAAGGGTGGCTGGAGCTCGAGAGTGACCCTG GGCTGTTCACGCTCTTGGTGGAGGATTTTG GTGTGAAGGGGGTCCAGGTAGAGGAGATATACGACCTACAAAGCAAGTGTCCAAG cccTGTGTATGGCTTCATCTTCCTGTTCAAGTGGATCGAGGAGCGAAGGTCTAGGAGGAAAGTCTCCACCTTGGTGGATGAGACCTCTGTCATTGATGATGACATTGTTAATGACATGTTCTTTGCCCACCAG CTGATCCCAAACTCCTGCGCCACCCATGCACTTCTGAGCGTGCTCCTGAACTGTAGTGGAGTTGAGTTGGGCACTACCCTCAGTCGCATGAAGACCTTCACTAAAGGCTTCGGCCCAGAG AGTAAAGGCTACGCCATTGGAAATGCCCCAGAGTTGGCTAAAGCACACAACAGCCATGCCAG ACCGGAGCCCAGGCACCTGCCGGAGAAGCAGAACGGGATTAGCGCCGTGCGGACCATGGAAGCATTCCACTTTGTCAGCTACGTGCCCATCAAAGACCGCTTGTTTGAGCTAGACGGCCTCAAGGCGTACCCCATTGACCACG ggccatggggagaggaggaggagtggacggATAAGGCACGGCGGGTCATTATGGAGAGGATTGGCTTGGCCACGGCTGG AGAGCCCTACCATGATATCCGCTTCAACCTGATGGCAGTGGTTCCGGACCGCAGGGTGAAGTATGAGTCAAAACTGGAGATCCTGAAGAGGAACAGGCAGATGGTACTGGAGGGGCTACAGCAG CTGATCCGGGTCACCCAGCCAGAGCTTGTACAGGACAGGAAGCAGCCAGACTCCTCCCCCTCAGACGACACACCCCCTACTATCAAAAAAGAAGAGGCAGACCCTCAACCTGTTACATCACAGGGGGCTGAGCAGACTCCTCCCACAG ACACAGCAGCCCAGTCCCAATTGGTCCCGAGCCCCTCAGGCAAGGGGAAAGCCATGGGGAAACCAGCTGCCCCATTGGGGGGAGCGGGGACCTCCCAGCCTGTCACCAGCCCCATCGTCCCTCGCCTACCAGCCTTCTTGGACAACCACAACTACGCCAAGTCCCCCATGCAG GAGGTTGAGGACCTTGCGACAGGGGTGGGTCGTCCCCGGGTGCCCGGTGCGCCCCAGCCCCCCTACTCTGATGACGATGACtatgaggatgaagaggaggaagagattgGCACACCAACCAG GTTCAGGCGTAAAGGGGTGCTGCGTTCCCGTACAGGCCGTGTCGGGGGAGGCAGCGGCGTAGAGACCAAGCTGGCACTCGGCGTCCTGGCCGAGAAACTCAAGAAGGAAGTCCAGAGGAAAGACTCTCTGGCCACGCCCCTCTCCGTCCATACCGAGGGCCGCACTGGGGGCATCGTGATCACGGCTGCCTCCCAGCCCTCGCCCACACCCAGCAACGAGAGCACCGACACCGCCTCGGAGATCGGCAGCGCCTTCAACTCACCACTGCGCTCCCCGGCCCGCTCCCAGGCGGCCACGCGGCCCTCCAGCCCTGTGGCATCTCACCTGTCCCGGGTGTTGTTTGGGGAGGATGAGGGTCTGCTGAGGCTGGATGCCAGACAGAACCGGGCTGTCAGAGAGCTGGGGCCCTCCGTCAGCACCGCCCTGCTGCACCTACAGGAGGACGGGGTTATATACACTGTACCGCCATCCG CTGATACAGCTCTTGAAGAGAAGAAGGCAGGCGCTCCAGAGCCGGTAAAAGAGCAAGGTAGCAATCCAGCAGTAGAGGGGGACggagtgaaggaggaggggaaggagggaccATCGGTGGAGGTGAAAGAGGAAGAGATCAGAGATGCAACAGAGGTCAAACCCAGCATGGAAAAGGTCATCTCCACGGAAACCGTTGGAAGCAACAAGCCATCTGGTGAAAAATACTCTCCTAAA GAGCTGCTTGCTCTGCTCAAGTGTGTGGAGGCTGACATCGCCAACTATGAAGTGTTTCtaaaggaggaggtggagaagaggaAAAAATACAAG ATTGATGACCAGAGGAGGACCCATAATTATGACGAGTTCATCTGCACCTTCATATCCATGCTGGCACAAGAAG CTTTCTGTCTGCAGGCATGTTGGCCAGTCTGGTTGAGCAGAATATCTCTGTGCGTCGTCGCCAGGGAGTGA
- the bap1 gene encoding ubiquitin carboxyl-terminal hydrolase BAP1 isoform X3 produces the protein MNKGWLELESDPGLFTLLVEDFGVKGVQVEEIYDLQSKCPSPVYGFIFLFKWIEERRSRRKVSTLVDETSVIDDDIVNDMFFAHQLIPNSCATHALLSVLLNCSGVELGTTLSRMKTFTKGFGPESKGYAIGNAPELAKAHNSHARPEPRHLPEKQNGISAVRTMEAFHFVSYVPIKDRLFELDGLKAYPIDHGPWGEEEEWTDKARRVIMERIGLATAGEPYHDIRFNLMAVVPDRRVKYESKLEILKRNRQMVLEGLQQLIRVTQPELVQDRKQPDSSPSDDTPPTIKKEEADPQPVTSQGAEQTPPTDTAAQSQLVPSPSGKGKAMGKPAAPLGGAGTSQPVTSPIVPRLPAFLDNHNYAKSPMQEVEDLATGVGRPRVPGAPQPPYSDDDDYEDEEEEEIGTPTRFRRKGVLRSRTGRVGGGSGVETKLALGVLAEKLKKEVQRKDSLATPLSVHTEGRTGGIVITAASQPSPTPSNESTDTASEIGSAFNSPLRSPARSQAATRPSSPVASHLSRVLFGEDEGLLRLDARQNRAVRELGPSVSTALLHLQEDGVIYTVPPSGEEGRVCAWLIQLLKRRRQALQSR, from the exons ATGAACAAAGGGTGGCTGGAGCTCGAGAGTGACCCTG GGCTGTTCACGCTCTTGGTGGAGGATTTTG GTGTGAAGGGGGTCCAGGTAGAGGAGATATACGACCTACAAAGCAAGTGTCCAAG cccTGTGTATGGCTTCATCTTCCTGTTCAAGTGGATCGAGGAGCGAAGGTCTAGGAGGAAAGTCTCCACCTTGGTGGATGAGACCTCTGTCATTGATGATGACATTGTTAATGACATGTTCTTTGCCCACCAG CTGATCCCAAACTCCTGCGCCACCCATGCACTTCTGAGCGTGCTCCTGAACTGTAGTGGAGTTGAGTTGGGCACTACCCTCAGTCGCATGAAGACCTTCACTAAAGGCTTCGGCCCAGAG AGTAAAGGCTACGCCATTGGAAATGCCCCAGAGTTGGCTAAAGCACACAACAGCCATGCCAG ACCGGAGCCCAGGCACCTGCCGGAGAAGCAGAACGGGATTAGCGCCGTGCGGACCATGGAAGCATTCCACTTTGTCAGCTACGTGCCCATCAAAGACCGCTTGTTTGAGCTAGACGGCCTCAAGGCGTACCCCATTGACCACG ggccatggggagaggaggaggagtggacggATAAGGCACGGCGGGTCATTATGGAGAGGATTGGCTTGGCCACGGCTGG AGAGCCCTACCATGATATCCGCTTCAACCTGATGGCAGTGGTTCCGGACCGCAGGGTGAAGTATGAGTCAAAACTGGAGATCCTGAAGAGGAACAGGCAGATGGTACTGGAGGGGCTACAGCAG CTGATCCGGGTCACCCAGCCAGAGCTTGTACAGGACAGGAAGCAGCCAGACTCCTCCCCCTCAGACGACACACCCCCTACTATCAAAAAAGAAGAGGCAGACCCTCAACCTGTTACATCACAGGGGGCTGAGCAGACTCCTCCCACAG ACACAGCAGCCCAGTCCCAATTGGTCCCGAGCCCCTCAGGCAAGGGGAAAGCCATGGGGAAACCAGCTGCCCCATTGGGGGGAGCGGGGACCTCCCAGCCTGTCACCAGCCCCATCGTCCCTCGCCTACCAGCCTTCTTGGACAACCACAACTACGCCAAGTCCCCCATGCAG GAGGTTGAGGACCTTGCGACAGGGGTGGGTCGTCCCCGGGTGCCCGGTGCGCCCCAGCCCCCCTACTCTGATGACGATGACtatgaggatgaagaggaggaagagattgGCACACCAACCAG GTTCAGGCGTAAAGGGGTGCTGCGTTCCCGTACAGGCCGTGTCGGGGGAGGCAGCGGCGTAGAGACCAAGCTGGCACTCGGCGTCCTGGCCGAGAAACTCAAGAAGGAAGTCCAGAGGAAAGACTCTCTGGCCACGCCCCTCTCCGTCCATACCGAGGGCCGCACTGGGGGCATCGTGATCACGGCTGCCTCCCAGCCCTCGCCCACACCCAGCAACGAGAGCACCGACACCGCCTCGGAGATCGGCAGCGCCTTCAACTCACCACTGCGCTCCCCGGCCCGCTCCCAGGCGGCCACGCGGCCCTCCAGCCCTGTGGCATCTCACCTGTCCCGGGTGTTGTTTGGGGAGGATGAGGGTCTGCTGAGGCTGGATGCCAGACAGAACCGGGCTGTCAGAGAGCTGGGGCCCTCCGTCAGCACCGCCCTGCTGCACCTACAGGAGGACGGGGTTATATACACTGTACCGCCATCCGGTGAGGAAGGACGGgtgtgtgcgtgg CTGATACAGCTCTTGAAGAGAAGAAGGCAGGCGCTCCAGAGCCGGTAA